In Stutzerimonas stutzeri, a genomic segment contains:
- a CDS encoding FecCD family ABC transporter permease, translated as MTRVLSPRPLFALLAVLLLLSVWLSLALGPVSLAPGDTWRAVLNLAGMGDADPQLAQAELILGQIRLPRTLLGLAVGAVLALTGVAMQGLFRNPLADPGLIGVSSGAALGAAVAIVFGSAVGGMPAAFEPYLLSASAFAGGLAVTATVYRLGRRDGQTSVATMLLAGIALTALAAATIGLFSYLADDATLRTLTFWNLGSLNGASYARLWPLLLIAAGVALWLPRRAAALNALLLGESEARHLGFSVEGLKRELVFLTALGVGAAVAAAGLIGFIGLVVPHLIRLLSGPDHRVLLPASALAGASLLLFADLLARLLLAPAELPIGIVTALLGAPFFLFLLVRGRN; from the coding sequence ATGACCCGCGTTTTATCCCCACGCCCGCTGTTCGCACTGCTGGCGGTCTTGCTGCTGCTGTCCGTCTGGTTGTCGCTGGCGTTGGGACCGGTCAGCCTTGCGCCGGGCGACACCTGGCGCGCAGTCCTTAACCTCGCGGGGATGGGCGACGCCGATCCGCAGCTGGCCCAGGCCGAACTTATCCTCGGGCAGATCCGTTTGCCGCGCACGCTGCTGGGGCTCGCGGTCGGTGCGGTGCTGGCCTTGACCGGCGTGGCGATGCAGGGACTATTTCGCAACCCCCTTGCCGACCCGGGGCTGATCGGCGTATCCAGTGGCGCGGCTTTAGGCGCCGCGGTGGCCATCGTCTTTGGCTCCGCCGTTGGTGGTATGCCAGCTGCGTTCGAGCCTTATCTCTTGTCAGCCAGCGCTTTCGCCGGCGGGCTGGCGGTGACTGCCACGGTGTATCGGCTGGGCCGGCGCGACGGTCAGACCAGCGTCGCCACCATGCTGCTAGCGGGGATTGCATTGACCGCGCTGGCAGCGGCCACCATCGGCCTGTTCTCCTACCTCGCCGACGACGCCACGCTGCGTACCTTGACGTTCTGGAACCTTGGCAGCCTCAACGGTGCGAGCTATGCACGGCTCTGGCCGTTGCTGCTGATTGCCGCCGGGGTCGCGCTCTGGTTGCCGCGCCGGGCAGCCGCCCTCAACGCGTTGCTATTGGGCGAATCCGAAGCGCGCCACCTCGGCTTTTCGGTCGAGGGGCTCAAGCGCGAGCTGGTGTTTCTTACGGCCCTCGGCGTCGGTGCGGCGGTGGCCGCGGCGGGGCTGATCGGCTTTATCGGCCTGGTGGTGCCGCACCTGATTCGCCTGCTCAGCGGGCCGGATCATCGCGTACTGTTGCCCGCTTCGGCGCTGGCGGGTGCCAGTCTGCTGCTGTTTGCCGACCTGCTGGCGCGCCTGCTGCTGGCACCGGCCGAGCTGCCAATCGGCATCGTCACGGCGCTGCTCGGCGCGCCCTTTTTCCTGTTCCTGCTGGTCAGGGGGCGCAACTGA
- the cyoE gene encoding heme o synthase, which yields MATVLSERGAQASWRDYLELTKPKVVLLMLITSLVGMFLATRAGVPWTVLVFGNLGIALCAGGAAAVNHVVDRRIDSVMARTHKRPLAEGRVSPAAALFFALLLSVAGMGLLLTFTNALAAWLTLASLIGYAVIYTGFLKRATPQNIVIGGLAGAAPPLLGWVAVTGQVTAEPLLLVLIIFAWTPPHFWALAIHRKAEYAKVNVPMLPVTHGEHYTKVHILLYTAVLLAVSFMPFAIHMSGPLYLAAAVLLGARFLFWAIVLYRDSRPHAAIKTFKFSIWYLFALFIALLVDHYLLLNI from the coding sequence ATGGCGACTGTACTCAGCGAACGCGGTGCCCAGGCCAGCTGGCGCGACTACCTCGAGCTGACCAAACCAAAGGTGGTGCTGCTAATGCTCATCACCTCGCTGGTGGGCATGTTTCTCGCCACGCGCGCTGGCGTGCCCTGGACCGTGCTGGTCTTCGGCAATCTTGGTATCGCGCTCTGTGCGGGGGGCGCCGCGGCGGTCAACCACGTCGTGGATCGGCGCATCGACTCGGTAATGGCGCGCACTCACAAGCGGCCACTGGCCGAAGGACGGGTTTCACCGGCCGCGGCTTTGTTCTTCGCGCTGCTGCTCAGTGTCGCCGGGATGGGCCTGTTGCTGACCTTTACCAATGCACTGGCGGCCTGGCTAACGCTGGCCTCACTGATCGGCTACGCGGTTATCTACACCGGCTTTCTCAAGCGCGCCACGCCGCAGAACATCGTCATTGGAGGGTTGGCCGGTGCCGCACCACCCCTGCTCGGCTGGGTCGCAGTGACGGGTCAGGTCACCGCTGAGCCCCTGCTGTTGGTGCTGATCATCTTCGCCTGGACCCCGCCGCACTTCTGGGCGCTGGCGATACACCGCAAGGCCGAATACGCCAAGGTCAACGTGCCGATGCTGCCGGTGACCCATGGCGAGCACTACACCAAGGTGCATATCCTGTTGTATACCGCCGTGCTGCTGGCGGTGAGCTTCATGCCGTTCGCCATCCACATGAGCGGCCCGCTGTACCTGGCTGCGGCAGTGCTGCTGGGTGCGCGCTTCCTGTTCTGGGCCATCGTGCTCTACCGCGACAGCCGCCCCCATGCAGCCATCAAGACGTTCAAATTCAGCATCTGGTATCTGTTCGCGCTGTTCATCGCGCTGCTGGTTGATCATTATCTGCTGCTGAACATCTAG
- a CDS encoding SURF1 family protein, whose translation MSGFKPGLLPTLLVLTLMPLLVWLGVWQLERGEQKRDMLARQEARQQAAPVGPEQIERLEDPAYSRIYLQGSFDAEHSFLLDSRTRDGQVGVELLQPFQDQPSGRWTLVNRGWIPWPDRRIPPKFDTPDRPLKLAAWVYAPSGKPFLLNERMAEGWPRLLNHVDVGALWQLLGRDGVEYELRLEPGPAAYRADWPITSMQPQQHLGYAVQWFALAAALLALFIYFGVHQARGSKQ comes from the coding sequence ATGAGCGGATTCAAACCCGGTCTGCTGCCAACGTTGCTGGTCCTGACGCTGATGCCGCTGCTGGTCTGGCTGGGGGTCTGGCAGTTGGAGCGCGGCGAACAGAAGCGCGACATGCTGGCTCGCCAGGAAGCGCGGCAGCAGGCAGCACCGGTTGGACCCGAGCAGATCGAGCGGCTCGAAGATCCCGCCTACAGCCGTATCTATCTGCAAGGCAGTTTCGATGCCGAGCACAGCTTCCTGCTGGACAGCCGCACCCGCGACGGCCAGGTCGGCGTCGAGTTGTTGCAACCCTTTCAGGATCAGCCGAGCGGTCGCTGGACGCTGGTCAACCGTGGCTGGATCCCCTGGCCGGATCGGCGAATCCCGCCGAAGTTCGACACGCCGGATCGCCCATTGAAGCTGGCCGCCTGGGTCTACGCACCTTCCGGCAAGCCGTTCTTGCTAAACGAGCGCATGGCCGAGGGTTGGCCCAGGCTGCTCAATCACGTCGACGTCGGAGCGCTCTGGCAATTGCTCGGACGTGATGGCGTCGAATACGAGCTACGACTGGAGCCCGGCCCGGCGGCGTACCGGGCGGACTGGCCGATCACCAGCATGCAGCCGCAGCAGCATCTGGGCTACGCGGTGCAATGGTTTGCGCTGGCGGCGGCGCTGCTGGCGTTGTTCATTTACTTCGGCGTGCATCAGGCACGAGGGAGCAAGCAGTGA
- a CDS encoding heme ABC transporter ATP-binding protein yields the protein MLRAENLEVRRGTRCVLQGIDLDLRAGEIFGVLGPNGAGKSTLLGALSGELAANAGRVLLADRPLHDWPTRERAQRLAVLPQQSSLSFGFRVEEVVAMGRLPHAEGRAADLLIVEQALAAADASHLEDRSYLSLSGGERQRVHLARVLAQLWPGAEGRVLLLDEPTSALDPLHQHSTLQAVRGFAERGAAVLVILHDLNLAARYCDRLLLLHEGRAHLQGSVEAVLQTEPLREVFGLDVLVQRHPERGHPLVVVR from the coding sequence ATGCTCCGCGCGGAGAACCTAGAGGTGCGCCGCGGTACACGTTGCGTCCTGCAGGGCATCGACCTGGACCTGCGGGCTGGAGAGATCTTTGGCGTACTGGGGCCGAATGGCGCAGGCAAGAGCACCCTGCTCGGTGCCCTCAGCGGTGAACTCGCGGCCAATGCCGGGCGGGTCCTGTTGGCGGATCGTCCCCTACATGACTGGCCGACGCGCGAACGCGCCCAGCGTTTGGCCGTGTTGCCACAGCAGTCCAGCCTGAGCTTTGGCTTTCGCGTGGAAGAGGTGGTCGCCATGGGCCGGCTGCCGCACGCCGAAGGGCGCGCGGCGGATCTACTCATCGTCGAACAGGCGTTGGCGGCCGCCGATGCCAGCCACCTCGAAGATCGCAGCTACCTGTCCCTGTCCGGAGGTGAACGGCAGCGGGTACACCTGGCCCGCGTCCTGGCGCAGCTCTGGCCCGGCGCTGAAGGCCGGGTACTACTGCTCGACGAGCCGACCTCTGCCCTTGATCCCCTGCATCAGCACAGCACCTTGCAGGCGGTACGCGGCTTTGCCGAGCGCGGCGCGGCCGTATTGGTGATCCTCCATGACCTCAACCTGGCGGCGCGCTACTGTGATCGACTGTTGCTGCTGCACGAAGGGCGCGCGCATCTGCAGGGTTCGGTCGAAGCCGTGCTGCAAACAGAGCCCCTGCGTGAGGTGTTCGGCCTGGACGTGCTGGTGCAGCGCCATCCCGAGCGAGGGCACCCACTGGTGGTGGTGCGCTAA
- a CDS encoding heme/hemin ABC transporter substrate-binding protein — MRKSVASLLLVLVSAAAHGESLPQRWVSAGGSLTEWVVALGGESRLVGVDTTSQHPDSVQALPSIGYQRQLAAEGILALSPEILIGTEEMGPPTVLEQLRGAGVEVTTLSAAPDPQALSSNLETLGRLLGEPARATQLLDDYRKRLKDQHEWITKARAAQAAPGVLLLLGQGGGNLLVGGQETSADWLIDQAGGRNRASHSGFKPLSSEALTALDPDVLIITDRSLQGDAMREALLARHPALASLRAVRESRIYSLDPTLLVGGLGPRLPAELAALSAAFYPHAQALTDISR, encoded by the coding sequence ATGCGCAAATCAGTGGCGTCACTACTGCTGGTGCTGGTCAGCGCTGCGGCTCACGGCGAATCATTGCCGCAACGCTGGGTCAGTGCGGGCGGCTCGTTAACCGAGTGGGTGGTCGCCCTGGGCGGCGAGTCCCGGCTGGTCGGTGTCGACACCACCAGCCAGCACCCAGACTCGGTGCAGGCGCTGCCGAGCATCGGCTATCAGCGCCAGCTGGCGGCAGAAGGCATTCTCGCATTGAGCCCCGAGATCTTGATCGGTACGGAAGAGATGGGCCCGCCGACCGTGCTGGAGCAGTTACGCGGCGCTGGCGTCGAGGTCACGACACTCTCTGCCGCGCCAGACCCCCAGGCGTTGTCCAGCAATCTCGAGACGCTGGGCCGCCTGCTGGGTGAACCCGCGCGCGCTACGCAGTTGCTAGATGACTATCGAAAACGGCTGAAAGACCAGCACGAATGGATCACCAAGGCCCGGGCCGCACAGGCGGCGCCCGGCGTGCTGCTGTTGCTGGGGCAGGGTGGCGGGAACCTGCTGGTGGGCGGTCAGGAAACCAGTGCCGACTGGCTGATCGATCAGGCCGGCGGTCGTAATCGGGCCAGCCACAGCGGCTTCAAGCCGCTCTCCAGCGAGGCCCTGACCGCGCTCGATCCGGATGTGCTGATCATCACCGACCGCAGCCTCCAGGGCGACGCGATGCGTGAGGCCCTGCTGGCCCGTCACCCTGCCTTGGCCTCGTTGCGTGCGGTGCGCGAGTCGCGGATCTACAGCCTCGACCCGACCCTGCTGGTCGGCGGGCTCGGGCCGCGCTTGCCTGCAGAGCTGGCGGCGCTGTCCGCAGCCTTTTATCCTCACGCGCAGGCCCTTACCGACATATCCCGATGA
- a CDS encoding twin transmembrane helix small protein — protein sequence MLKAAIILLLVATLISLFSGLFFLVKDEGRTSRLVTALFVRVTLSALTIALIAWGFYSGQLHPGFG from the coding sequence ATGCTCAAGGCGGCGATCATTCTGTTATTAGTAGCCACGCTGATCAGTCTGTTCAGTGGTCTGTTCTTTCTGGTCAAGGACGAAGGTCGAACCTCCCGCCTGGTGACCGCATTGTTCGTTCGCGTCACCCTCTCCGCCCTGACGATCGCGCTGATCGCCTGGGGCTTCTATTCCGGACAGCTGCACCCGGGTTTTGGCTAG
- a CDS encoding hemin-degrading factor yields MPLTATSSTLYQNWQALRQTQPMLRARDAAAALGISEAELVASRLGIDATRLEPNWRELLPALESLGRIMALTRNENCVHERKGIYRETSIGGGGQMGLVVSPDIDLRLFLAGWSSAFAIDEQTPKGMQRSLQVFDHQGVAVHKVYLTETSALDAWEALVERFAAPAQNVVLDLQPRGPKPKDLADDEIDVESLRHGWAELKDTHHFFALLKKHGAQRTQALRLAGRDWAERLPLNELPVLFEGAAAAQMPIMVFVGNRHCIQIHTGPVNNLRWMHHWFNVLDPDFNLHLDTRGITELWRVRKPSSDGVITSLEAFDADGELVVQLFGARKPGIPERDDWRALAEAPAALEG; encoded by the coding sequence ATGCCGCTTACCGCTACTTCTTCCACGCTGTACCAGAACTGGCAGGCCCTGCGTCAGACGCAGCCGATGCTGCGCGCTCGCGACGCGGCGGCTGCGCTGGGGATCAGCGAGGCCGAGCTGGTGGCCAGCAGGTTGGGTATAGACGCCACCCGCCTGGAGCCGAATTGGCGCGAACTGCTGCCTGCCCTTGAGTCGCTCGGCCGAATCATGGCGCTGACGCGCAACGAGAATTGTGTACATGAGCGCAAGGGCATCTACCGGGAGACGAGCATTGGCGGCGGCGGGCAGATGGGGCTGGTGGTCTCGCCAGACATCGACCTGCGCCTGTTTCTCGCCGGCTGGTCCAGCGCATTTGCGATCGACGAGCAGACTCCGAAAGGCATGCAGCGCAGCCTGCAAGTCTTCGATCACCAGGGCGTCGCGGTGCACAAGGTCTATCTGACCGAGACCAGCGCTCTAGACGCCTGGGAGGCGCTGGTCGAGCGTTTCGCCGCGCCCGCTCAGAACGTGGTGCTTGATCTGCAGCCGCGCGGGCCGAAACCGAAAGATCTGGCCGATGATGAGATCGATGTCGAGTCCCTGCGTCACGGCTGGGCCGAGCTGAAGGACACCCACCATTTCTTCGCGCTGCTGAAAAAGCACGGTGCGCAACGCACCCAGGCGCTGCGGCTGGCGGGGCGCGATTGGGCCGAGCGCTTGCCGCTAAACGAGCTGCCGGTGCTGTTCGAGGGCGCAGCCGCTGCGCAGATGCCCATCATGGTGTTCGTCGGCAATCGTCACTGCATCCAGATCCACACCGGGCCGGTCAACAACCTGCGCTGGATGCACCACTGGTTCAACGTGCTGGATCCGGATTTCAACCTGCATCTCGACACCCGCGGCATCACCGAGCTGTGGCGGGTGCGCAAGCCGAGCAGCGATGGCGTGATCACCAGCCTGGAGGCGTTCGATGCCGACGGCGAGCTGGTGGTCCAGCTGTTCGGTGCCCGCAAACCCGGCATTCCCGAGCGTGACGATTGGCGTGCGTTGGCCGAAGCGCCGGCCGCGTTGGAGGGATGA
- a CDS encoding COX15/CtaA family protein, with protein MAKPGYRLALVATLLAVVVVLLGAYTRLTHAGLGCPDWPGCYGFLAVPMSEQAQSLAALRFPDAPVEVHKGWNEMVHRYFAGALGLVILALAVQALRRRSQPGQPVKLPLMLLAVVITQAAFGMWTVTLQLWPQVVTAHLLGGFTTLSLLFLLTLRLSGRRPAIRPIPARIRALAMLGLLAVVVQVALGGWVSSNYAAVACTDLPTCHGEWWPEMDFANAFNLTHHDIGPNYLGGMLFGEARTAIHLTHRIGALTVTLILLTLAWQLWNNGLQRLAALLLAALALQVGLGISNVLLNLPLAVAVAHNGGGALLLLVTVLLNYRLRLSPEVTAVRDPLLQARLNSNTTGGLDLPRA; from the coding sequence ATGGCAAAACCCGGATACCGTCTTGCCCTCGTTGCCACACTGCTGGCCGTGGTGGTGGTGCTGCTCGGTGCTTATACGCGGCTGACACACGCCGGCCTCGGTTGCCCGGACTGGCCCGGTTGTTATGGTTTTCTAGCGGTACCGATGAGCGAGCAGGCCCAGAGCCTGGCGGCGCTGCGCTTCCCGGATGCACCGGTTGAGGTGCACAAGGGATGGAACGAGATGGTGCATCGCTACTTCGCCGGTGCACTGGGGCTGGTGATCCTCGCGCTCGCCGTGCAGGCGCTTCGGCGGCGTTCGCAGCCGGGTCAGCCGGTCAAGCTGCCGCTGATGCTGCTGGCCGTGGTGATCACCCAGGCGGCCTTTGGCATGTGGACGGTGACCCTGCAACTCTGGCCCCAGGTGGTAACCGCACACCTGCTGGGCGGCTTCACGACCTTGAGCCTGCTGTTCCTGCTGACCCTGCGCTTGTCGGGACGGCGCCCAGCGATCCGGCCTATACCGGCCCGGATCAGAGCGCTCGCGATGCTTGGCCTGCTGGCGGTAGTCGTCCAGGTCGCGCTGGGCGGTTGGGTCAGCAGCAACTATGCCGCAGTGGCCTGTACAGACCTCCCCACGTGCCACGGTGAATGGTGGCCTGAGATGGATTTCGCCAACGCCTTCAACCTGACACACCACGACATTGGCCCCAACTACCTCGGCGGCATGCTATTCGGCGAGGCGCGTACTGCCATTCACCTGACTCATCGGATCGGCGCGCTCACCGTGACGCTGATTCTGTTGACGCTCGCTTGGCAGCTCTGGAACAACGGGTTGCAGCGTCTGGCCGCGTTGCTGCTGGCGGCACTGGCGTTGCAGGTCGGGTTGGGCATCAGCAATGTCCTGCTCAATCTGCCGTTGGCTGTCGCCGTCGCCCACAACGGCGGCGGTGCGCTGCTGCTACTGGTGACTGTGCTGCTCAACTATCGCCTACGCCTTAGCCCCGAGGTCACCGCCGTGCGTGACCCTCTGCTGCAAGCCCGACTGAATTCGAACACGACGGGCGGGCTCGACCTGCCCCGCGCATAA
- a CDS encoding SCO family protein: MTRIQTTVFILVALVALVIGLTVYKVLNTEQQLDTAELLDAGIVMLPQGRDVPDLTLTNQSGESVSMAQLEGQWNLLFFGYTFCPDICPATLAELRQLRGKLPEDVNQRLQPILVSVDPERDTPEQLKKYLDYFGAGFIGLTGPLDDIQTLANAVGVPFIPADTSKKNYTVDHGGNLALIGPDGRLRGFVRGPLRTEKLAEQLPILIGRDG, encoded by the coding sequence ATGACCCGCATCCAGACAACCGTCTTCATCCTCGTAGCGCTGGTCGCGCTGGTCATCGGCCTGACGGTTTACAAGGTGCTCAATACCGAGCAGCAGCTCGACACCGCGGAACTGCTCGATGCCGGCATCGTCATGCTGCCCCAAGGGCGTGACGTGCCAGACCTGACGCTGACCAACCAGAGCGGCGAATCGGTATCCATGGCGCAGCTGGAAGGGCAGTGGAACCTGCTCTTCTTCGGCTATACCTTCTGCCCGGATATCTGCCCGGCGACATTGGCCGAACTGCGCCAATTGCGTGGCAAACTGCCGGAAGACGTGAATCAGCGGCTCCAGCCGATCCTCGTCAGCGTCGACCCCGAGCGCGACACGCCGGAGCAATTGAAGAAATATCTGGATTACTTCGGTGCGGGCTTCATCGGCCTCACCGGCCCGCTGGACGATATCCAGACTCTGGCCAACGCGGTTGGCGTGCCGTTCATCCCGGCGGACACCTCGAAGAAAAACTACACCGTCGACCACGGCGGCAACCTCGCGCTTATCGGCCCGGACGGTCGCCTGCGTGGCTTTGTTCGCGGACCGCTGCGCACTGAGAAACTGGCTGAGCAGCTGCCGATACTGATCGGGCGCGACGGCTGA
- a CDS encoding TonB-dependent hemoglobin/transferrin/lactoferrin family receptor, with amino-acid sequence MHPMKYKPCLSSLGSGLALLAFTPAIAFAAEPMQLPSTTISATRSQTPVDEVPASVTVIEREALDQQNVNDIKDLVRNQPGVSVGGTGHASGASGYNIRGIDGNRVLTQIDGVEVPDAYAFGPYANTRRNYVDPEIIRAVEILHGPASALYGSSAIGGAVSYYTLNPDDIIKPGKDVGARFKTGYSSADNSWLGSATVAGRQDAFEGLLHYSKRSGDETETQGGIGGTGTSRSEANPESNEAYNVLAKLGYHYGEANQLKFTYEHYRSRMDGDILSAPTALFGFPTQAYVGRNVVNEVERERYSLENRLALDTAIADSWTARLSYQNAGTDERTYQPNSASSKYRKTTYQEQNWTLDNQFDKRFALGQTAHHLTYGLSYQQSEVTGLRTGSANPVYASDFPDPTVQTWGLFMQDSIEYGRWAFLPGLRYDHETLDPKATAAYLSTVSADEVDLDDKTWHRVSPKLGITYELSEQYTAYGQYAEGFRTPTAKALYGNFTNEAGGYQVIGNSNLDPETSKGIEVGLRGQFEKGRFGLAAFYNRYRDFIEEDALGGGGSYTTFQSTNIDKAVIRGLEAHGRLELDAFGLPSGLYSQGSIAYAWGENQDTGKPLNSVNPLTGVFGLGYDEADGNYGALLNWTLVRRKTRVDDDTYNAADGSTQFRTPGFGVLDLTGYYRITPDVTLNAGLYNLTDKTYWLWDDVRGYDSTGEAGFLAPANLDRLTQPGRNASVNIVWSI; translated from the coding sequence ATGCATCCCATGAAGTACAAGCCTTGCCTCTCTTCCCTTGGTTCAGGCCTTGCGCTGCTGGCCTTCACGCCAGCGATCGCGTTTGCCGCCGAACCCATGCAGCTGCCCAGCACCACCATCAGCGCGACACGCTCGCAGACGCCCGTGGATGAAGTACCTGCCAGCGTGACGGTCATCGAACGCGAGGCGCTCGATCAGCAGAACGTCAACGACATCAAAGACCTAGTGCGTAATCAGCCTGGCGTCTCCGTCGGCGGCACCGGGCATGCTTCTGGAGCAAGCGGCTACAACATCCGCGGCATCGATGGTAATCGCGTCCTGACTCAGATCGACGGTGTCGAAGTACCGGACGCCTACGCCTTCGGACCCTACGCCAACACCCGGCGCAACTACGTCGACCCGGAAATCATCCGCGCGGTCGAGATACTCCATGGCCCGGCCTCGGCGCTTTACGGCAGCAGCGCCATCGGCGGCGCCGTCAGCTATTACACGTTGAACCCCGACGACATCATCAAGCCGGGCAAGGACGTCGGCGCGCGCTTCAAGACCGGTTACAGCTCGGCGGACAACAGCTGGCTGGGCTCGGCCACCGTCGCTGGGCGCCAGGATGCGTTCGAAGGACTGCTGCACTACAGCAAGCGCAGCGGCGACGAAACCGAGACCCAAGGCGGCATCGGCGGCACCGGAACCAGCCGCAGCGAAGCCAACCCGGAGAGCAACGAGGCCTACAACGTGCTGGCCAAGCTCGGCTACCACTACGGCGAGGCCAACCAGCTGAAGTTCACCTACGAGCACTACCGCTCGCGCATGGACGGCGACATCCTGAGTGCCCCGACCGCCTTGTTCGGCTTTCCCACCCAGGCGTATGTTGGCCGCAACGTGGTCAATGAAGTCGAGCGTGAGCGTTACAGCCTGGAGAACCGACTGGCTTTGGACACAGCGATCGCTGACAGCTGGACGGCGCGGCTGAGCTACCAGAACGCCGGCACCGACGAGCGCACCTACCAGCCCAACAGTGCCTCGAGCAAATACCGCAAGACGACCTACCAGGAGCAGAACTGGACGCTGGATAACCAGTTCGACAAGCGCTTCGCCCTCGGCCAGACCGCCCACCACCTCACCTACGGCCTGAGCTATCAGCAAAGCGAGGTGACCGGCCTGCGCACCGGCAGCGCCAATCCGGTATATGCCAGCGACTTCCCTGACCCTACCGTGCAGACCTGGGGCCTGTTCATGCAGGACAGCATCGAATACGGGCGCTGGGCCTTCCTTCCCGGGCTGCGCTACGACCATGAAACCCTGGACCCGAAAGCCACCGCGGCCTACCTGTCCACGGTCAGCGCCGACGAGGTCGACCTCGACGACAAGACCTGGCACCGCGTCTCGCCCAAGCTCGGCATCACCTATGAGCTGAGCGAGCAATACACGGCCTATGGTCAGTATGCCGAAGGCTTCCGCACCCCGACCGCCAAGGCCCTGTACGGCAACTTCACCAACGAGGCGGGCGGCTACCAAGTGATCGGCAACTCAAACCTTGACCCGGAAACCAGCAAAGGCATCGAAGTGGGCCTGCGCGGCCAGTTCGAAAAGGGCCGCTTCGGCCTGGCGGCCTTCTACAACCGCTACCGTGACTTCATTGAAGAAGACGCGCTCGGCGGTGGCGGCAGCTACACCACCTTCCAGTCCACCAATATCGACAAGGCCGTGATTCGCGGCCTCGAGGCCCATGGGCGCCTGGAACTCGATGCCTTCGGCCTGCCTTCCGGCCTCTACTCCCAGGGCTCGATCGCCTATGCCTGGGGCGAGAATCAGGACACCGGCAAGCCACTCAACAGCGTCAACCCGCTGACCGGCGTATTCGGCCTGGGTTATGACGAGGCGGATGGAAACTACGGCGCCCTGCTCAACTGGACGCTGGTCCGCCGCAAAACGCGTGTCGACGACGATACCTACAACGCCGCCGACGGCAGCACTCAGTTCCGCACGCCTGGTTTCGGCGTGCTCGACCTGACCGGCTACTACCGCATCACCCCGGACGTCACGCTGAACGCCGGACTCTATAACCTGACGGACAAGACTTATTGGCTATGGGATGACGTGCGCGGCTACGACAGTACCGGCGAGGCAGGCTTCCTCGCCCCCGCCAACCTCGACCGCCTGACCCAGCCGGGGCGCAATGCCTCAGTGAATATCGTCTGGTCGATCTGA